Proteins encoded within one genomic window of Candidatus Brevundimonas colombiensis:
- a CDS encoding cell wall hydrolase has product MTLTPWKTMLKTLRRSAAALPAAGAVLGVAMAAGSSVRPDADRTAEAVSRITGGDLGVDGLAAIKARLTPAQLAEAMRHDPALLQPALYGLTPGWESLTLAGKPGLEPGKSGLEAQRLNAAMAPAPGALRPAQPFIFKGSAEDRRRALRCLTQAVYFEAALEPDSGQAGVAQVVLNRVRDPNYANTVCGVVFEGAERTTGCQFSFTCDGSLAQSTVPWAWDRARRVAEKALDGAVAQQVGAATHYHADYVHPWWAPTVAKVTQIGAHIFYRWKGVYGEPAALRNVYKGREPAIDEARFSRPRAVLPAGAATGGPDPDAPAAAVKDAPLRTVEIDGQQRVVGVASLGGRRLPTREEVAAINARLTVLERPKAAAPAPAGVTTMDVEEVGRPTN; this is encoded by the coding sequence ATGACCCTGACGCCCTGGAAGACGATGTTGAAGACGCTGCGGCGGTCGGCGGCGGCCCTGCCGGCGGCGGGCGCGGTGCTGGGCGTCGCCATGGCCGCCGGGTCCAGCGTGCGGCCCGACGCCGACCGCACGGCCGAGGCGGTGTCGCGCATCACCGGCGGCGATCTGGGCGTGGATGGTCTGGCGGCGATCAAGGCGCGCCTGACCCCGGCCCAGCTGGCCGAGGCCATGCGTCACGACCCTGCGCTGTTGCAGCCGGCCCTCTATGGACTGACGCCCGGTTGGGAAAGCCTGACCCTGGCCGGCAAGCCTGGGCTTGAGCCGGGCAAGAGCGGGCTGGAGGCCCAGCGCCTGAACGCGGCCATGGCGCCCGCCCCCGGCGCCCTGCGTCCCGCCCAGCCCTTTATCTTCAAAGGCAGCGCCGAGGATCGCCGCCGCGCGCTGCGCTGCCTGACCCAGGCGGTCTATTTCGAGGCGGCGCTGGAGCCGGACAGCGGCCAGGCGGGCGTGGCCCAGGTCGTTCTGAACCGGGTGCGCGATCCCAACTACGCCAACACCGTCTGCGGCGTGGTGTTCGAAGGCGCCGAACGGACCACGGGCTGCCAGTTCAGCTTCACCTGCGACGGCTCCCTGGCCCAGTCTACGGTCCCCTGGGCGTGGGATCGGGCCCGTCGCGTGGCGGAAAAGGCGCTGGACGGCGCGGTCGCGCAGCAGGTCGGCGCCGCCACCCATTATCACGCCGACTATGTGCACCCCTGGTGGGCGCCCACGGTCGCCAAGGTGACGCAGATCGGCGCGCACATCTTCTATCGCTGGAAGGGCGTCTATGGCGAACCCGCCGCCTTGCGCAATGTCTACAAGGGGCGCGAGCCTGCGATCGACGAGGCGCGCTTCTCGCGTCCGCGCGCGGTCCTGCCCGCCGGCGCGGCGACCGGCGGACCCGATCCCGACGCCCCCGCGGCCGCGGTGAAGGACGCGCCCCTGCGGACGGTCGAGATCGACGGCCAGCAGCGCGTCGTCGGCGTCGCCAGTCTGGGCGGGCGGCGCCTGCCGACCCGCGAGGAGGTCGCCGCCATCAACGCCCGTCTGACCGTGCTGGAGCGCCCCAAGGCCGCGGCGCCCGCGCCCGCCGGCGTCACGACCATGGATGTCGAGGAAGTCGGTCGGCCGACGAACTGA
- a CDS encoding PAS domain-containing protein, with the protein MNHPEVGRSRWDEADRLAALKRYGVLDTTPEAAFDDLANLAARLCEAPMAAVSLVDAERQWFKAEVGLGVSETPRPTSFCAHAMVSDRPMVVTDACLDARFADNPLVTGAPNIRFYAGYPLKTPEGVPLGALCVLDRRARPEGLTELQALAMQTLADQVMTQLELRRALLDRDRSEKTARLAIEASAYVGAWDWDIATDRVVADERFARMYGVDPVAAREGAPIAVFRASVHPDDLVRRDADIQRALDGEGLFVSEYRLVVDGRVRWMLARGRVEYDRSGAAVRLPGVAVDITERKQTETDLAETARALSASEARFRILADAMPQMVWSTRPDGFHDYYNARWYEFTGVPVGSTDGQGWSDIFHPDDQQRAWTTWRHSLETGDPYEIEYRLKHHSGAYRWTLGRAVAIHDEEGRITRWFGTCTDIDELKRLEQGRELVSQELSHRIKNIFAVVSALVALSARQYPEAKAFSASLRTRIAALARAHEFVRPHTETSQPTVGATTLHTFLADLFKAYADDVGLARVIISGDDAVFDDQAATSVALLFHELATNAAKYGALSQKEGSVLLHTAQDGDRFVLTWSERDGPRIDGPPSRSGFGSSLATLSVEGQLGGKLQREWNAAGLKVIVDLPATALSRRRAAVSGRI; encoded by the coding sequence TTGAACCACCCAGAAGTCGGCCGTTCCCGGTGGGACGAGGCGGATCGCCTTGCGGCGCTCAAGAGATACGGGGTGCTGGACACGACGCCTGAGGCCGCGTTCGACGATCTGGCCAATCTGGCGGCGCGGCTGTGCGAGGCCCCCATGGCCGCCGTCAGTCTGGTGGACGCCGAGCGTCAGTGGTTCAAGGCCGAGGTCGGGCTGGGCGTGTCCGAGACGCCGCGTCCCACATCCTTCTGCGCCCACGCCATGGTCAGCGACCGGCCGATGGTGGTGACCGACGCCTGTCTCGACGCGCGTTTCGCGGACAATCCGCTGGTCACCGGCGCGCCCAATATACGCTTCTACGCCGGTTATCCGTTGAAGACGCCCGAGGGCGTGCCGCTCGGCGCGCTGTGCGTTCTGGACCGTCGCGCGCGTCCGGAAGGGCTGACCGAACTTCAGGCCTTGGCGATGCAGACCCTGGCGGACCAGGTGATGACCCAGTTGGAGCTGCGTCGCGCCTTGCTGGACCGCGACCGCAGCGAGAAGACCGCCCGGCTGGCCATAGAGGCCTCGGCCTATGTCGGCGCCTGGGATTGGGACATCGCCACCGACCGCGTGGTGGCCGACGAGCGGTTCGCGCGGATGTACGGCGTCGATCCCGTCGCCGCGCGCGAAGGCGCGCCCATCGCGGTGTTTCGCGCCAGCGTCCATCCCGACGACCTCGTTCGTCGGGATGCGGACATCCAGCGTGCGCTGGACGGCGAGGGGCTGTTCGTCAGCGAATACCGGCTCGTCGTCGACGGACGGGTGCGATGGATGCTGGCGCGCGGTCGGGTCGAATATGATCGCTCCGGCGCGGCGGTGCGCCTGCCCGGCGTCGCTGTCGACATCACCGAGCGCAAACAGACCGAGACCGATCTGGCCGAGACTGCACGCGCGCTCAGTGCAAGCGAGGCCCGGTTCCGCATCCTGGCCGACGCCATGCCGCAGATGGTTTGGTCGACCCGGCCCGACGGGTTCCACGACTACTACAACGCCCGTTGGTATGAATTCACCGGCGTTCCCGTCGGCTCCACGGACGGGCAGGGGTGGAGCGACATCTTCCATCCCGACGATCAGCAACGCGCCTGGACGACGTGGCGGCATTCGCTGGAGACGGGCGATCCCTACGAGATCGAATATCGGCTGAAGCACCACAGCGGCGCCTATCGCTGGACCCTGGGGCGCGCGGTGGCCATCCACGACGAAGAGGGGCGGATCACCCGCTGGTTCGGCACCTGCACCGATATCGACGAACTGAAGCGGCTTGAGCAGGGTCGTGAACTGGTAAGCCAGGAGCTAAGCCACCGCATCAAGAACATCTTCGCTGTGGTCTCTGCCTTGGTCGCCCTGTCGGCTCGCCAGTATCCGGAGGCCAAGGCGTTCTCCGCGTCGCTGCGCACCCGCATCGCCGCCTTGGCCCGCGCGCACGAGTTCGTGCGGCCGCACACCGAGACGTCCCAGCCCACGGTCGGCGCCACCACGCTGCACACCTTCCTGGCGGACCTGTTCAAGGCCTATGCCGACGATGTGGGTCTGGCGCGGGTGATCATCAGCGGGGACGATGCGGTGTTCGATGATCAGGCGGCCACGTCGGTCGCCCTGCTGTTCCACGAACTGGCCACCAACGCCGCCAAATACGGCGCCCTATCGCAAAAGGAGGGCAGCGTTCTGCTGCATACGGCGCAGGACGGCGATCGCTTCGTCCTGACCTGGAGCGAACGTGACGGTCCCCGCATCGACGGGCCGCCCTCGCGTTCGGGCTTCGGTTCGTCGCTGGCGACCCTGTCGGTCGAGGGGCAACTGGGTGGAAAACTCCAGCGCGAGTGGAACGCGGCCGGACTGAAGGTGATTGTCGACCTGCCGGCGACAGCCCTTTCGCGCCGCAGAGCCGCCGTTTCCGGAAGAATCTAG
- a CDS encoding response regulator: MTARILIIEDEALVAMELRFVLEDLGHQVMGVAATAKAAQDLVRENDVDLALVDIHLSDGPTGIELGRELGQEMGVSVLFMTANPGMVRDGVAGTIGVLSKPTDERAVQTAVDYALRRRQGQPTDYAPPGLQLFG; the protein is encoded by the coding sequence ATGACCGCGCGTATCCTGATCATCGAAGACGAGGCCCTGGTGGCCATGGAGCTTCGGTTCGTCCTGGAAGACCTGGGTCATCAGGTCATGGGTGTCGCCGCGACCGCAAAGGCCGCGCAGGATCTCGTGCGCGAAAATGATGTGGATCTGGCCCTGGTCGATATTCACCTCTCCGATGGTCCCACCGGGATCGAACTGGGTCGAGAGCTGGGCCAGGAAATGGGTGTCAGCGTCCTGTTCATGACCGCCAATCCCGGCATGGTTCGCGACGGCGTGGCCGGCACCATCGGCGTCTTGTCCAAGCCCACCGACGAACGGGCCGTTCAGACCGCCGTGGACTACGCCCTGCGGCGTCGGCAGGGTCAGCCGACCGATTACGCGCCGCCCGGACTTCAACTGTTCGGGTGA
- a CDS encoding aldo/keto reductase: MSNPDKRALGRSGLNIAPLVFGGNVFGWTADSKTSFDLLDGFVEAGFDAIDTADAYSRWVPGHSGGESETVIGEWLKARGGRDAVKIFTKVGSDMGQGRKDLSPGWIGKAVEDSLRRLQTDYIDLYQTHWPDPETPQEETLRALDDLVKAGKVRAIGTSNHSADQVAEALAISERDGLAAYASIQPHYNLYSRDTFEGPLQDVAIEKGLGVITYFSLESGFLTGKYKTADQIAGTKREGMLQGRFDERGVRILAVLDAVAQRNEATSAQVALAWLLAQPGVTAPIVSATTLAQLADTLKAAGLTLSPEDVTELTEASAY, from the coding sequence ATGAGCAATCCCGACAAACGCGCCCTGGGCCGCAGCGGCCTGAACATCGCCCCGCTCGTTTTCGGCGGAAACGTCTTTGGCTGGACGGCGGACAGTAAGACGTCGTTCGACCTGCTGGATGGGTTCGTCGAGGCCGGGTTCGACGCCATCGACACGGCCGACGCCTATTCGCGCTGGGTTCCGGGACATTCGGGCGGTGAGAGCGAGACGGTCATCGGTGAGTGGCTGAAGGCGCGCGGCGGTCGTGACGCGGTGAAAATCTTCACCAAGGTCGGGTCGGACATGGGGCAGGGCCGCAAGGACTTGTCGCCGGGTTGGATCGGCAAGGCGGTCGAGGACAGCCTGCGTCGGCTCCAGACCGACTATATCGACCTTTATCAGACCCACTGGCCCGACCCGGAGACGCCCCAGGAAGAGACCCTGCGCGCGCTCGACGATCTGGTGAAGGCGGGCAAGGTGCGCGCCATCGGCACGTCCAACCACTCCGCCGACCAGGTGGCCGAGGCCCTGGCCATCTCCGAGCGCGACGGCCTGGCCGCCTACGCCTCGATCCAGCCCCACTACAACCTCTACAGCCGCGACACCTTCGAAGGGCCATTGCAGGACGTCGCGATCGAAAAGGGGCTGGGCGTCATCACCTATTTCAGCCTTGAGAGCGGCTTCCTGACCGGCAAGTACAAGACCGCCGATCAGATCGCCGGGACCAAGCGCGAAGGGATGCTGCAGGGCCGGTTCGACGAGCGGGGCGTGCGCATCCTGGCGGTGCTGGACGCCGTGGCTCAGCGCAACGAGGCCACCTCCGCCCAGGTCGCCTTGGCCTGGCTGCTGGCCCAACCCGGCGTCACGGCGCCCATCGTCAGCGCCACGACGCTGGCGCAACTGGCCGATACGCTGAAGGCCGCCGGTCTGACCCTATCGCCCGAGGATGTGACGGAGCTGACGGAAGCCAGCGCCTACTGA
- the trxB gene encoding thioredoxin-disulfide reductase: MTQARTVRVAIIGSGPAGWTAAIYAARASLNPVVIAGIQPGGQLTITTDVENYPGFAETIQGPWLMEQMQAQALHVGTEVIHDIVTSADLSQRPFRLKLDGGDEILAETVIISTGAQAKWLGLESEAAYQGFGVSACATCDGFFYRGKEVVVVGGGNTAVEEALFLTNFASKVTVIHRKDEFRAEKILQDRLFANPKVEVIWNVAIEEIVGVVDGIARNVTGVRLKNVKDGSTRDIPADGVFIAIGHAPSSELFKGQLETNSGGYLRVKPGTASTAIEGVWAAGDVTDDVYRQAVTAAGMGCMAALEAARFLAEEDHAKAHHPISHAEAEKIGVW, translated from the coding sequence ATGACCCAAGCTCGTACCGTTCGCGTCGCCATCATTGGTTCCGGCCCCGCCGGCTGGACCGCCGCCATCTATGCGGCCCGCGCCTCCCTGAACCCTGTCGTCATCGCCGGCATCCAGCCCGGCGGCCAGCTGACCATCACCACCGACGTCGAAAACTATCCCGGCTTCGCCGAGACCATCCAGGGCCCGTGGCTGATGGAGCAGATGCAAGCCCAGGCCCTGCACGTCGGGACCGAGGTCATCCACGACATCGTCACCTCCGCCGACCTGTCCCAGCGTCCGTTCCGGCTGAAGCTGGACGGCGGCGACGAGATTCTGGCCGAGACGGTCATCATCTCCACCGGCGCCCAGGCCAAATGGCTTGGGCTGGAGTCGGAGGCCGCCTATCAGGGTTTCGGCGTCTCGGCCTGCGCTACCTGCGACGGCTTCTTCTATCGCGGCAAGGAAGTGGTCGTGGTCGGCGGCGGCAATACGGCGGTCGAAGAGGCGCTGTTCCTGACCAACTTCGCCTCCAAGGTCACGGTCATCCACCGCAAGGACGAGTTCCGCGCCGAAAAGATCCTGCAGGACCGCCTGTTCGCCAACCCCAAGGTCGAGGTGATCTGGAACGTCGCCATCGAGGAGATCGTCGGCGTGGTGGACGGCATCGCCCGCAACGTCACGGGCGTCCGCCTGAAGAACGTCAAGGACGGATCGACCCGCGACATCCCGGCCGACGGCGTCTTCATCGCCATCGGCCATGCCCCGTCGTCGGAACTGTTCAAGGGCCAGTTGGAGACCAACTCGGGCGGCTATCTGCGGGTCAAGCCCGGCACGGCGTCCACCGCCATCGAGGGCGTCTGGGCCGCCGGCGACGTCACCGACGACGTCTATCGCCAGGCCGTCACCGCCGCCGGCATGGGCTGCATGGCCGCGCTGGAGGCCGCCCGGTTCCTGGCCGAAGAAGACCACGCCAAGGCCCACCACCCCATCAGCCACGCCGAGGCGGAAAAGATCGGCGTCTGGTAA
- a CDS encoding mitochondrial fission ELM1 family protein has translation MTSIPPSRPLSVWVVSDGRAGIENQALGLAEAVQRLTPAEVTIKHIRWRALFDRWPSALKTRAMLDPASDALAAPWPDLWIATGRATLPLSTRVKQWSGGKTFVVQTQDPRWANPRYDMIVAPAHDNLSGDNVFEITGSPHRITPQRIAEAAPDFADRIAPLPHPRIAVLIGGRSKAFDLPAAHAAALADRIADAVRAAGGSLMLTFSRRTPELAKAAMTARLSDLPGWIWDGTGDNPLFGFLHYADHVLVTEDSANMAAEAASTGKPVHILPMVPLKSPGKFARLHDDLRSRGAARPFDGALIPWTYEPLAETDRAARAVLEAMRTR, from the coding sequence GTGACGTCCATTCCGCCGTCCCGCCCCCTCAGCGTCTGGGTGGTCTCGGACGGCCGCGCCGGGATCGAGAACCAGGCCCTGGGCCTCGCCGAGGCGGTGCAGCGCCTGACCCCGGCCGAAGTCACGATCAAACATATCCGCTGGCGGGCTTTGTTCGACCGCTGGCCGTCGGCGTTGAAGACGCGGGCGATGCTGGACCCCGCCTCGGACGCCCTCGCCGCCCCCTGGCCCGATCTGTGGATCGCGACGGGCCGCGCCACCCTGCCGCTTTCGACACGGGTCAAACAATGGAGCGGCGGCAAGACCTTCGTCGTTCAGACCCAGGACCCGCGCTGGGCCAACCCCCGCTACGACATGATCGTCGCCCCCGCCCACGACAACCTGTCGGGCGACAATGTCTTCGAGATCACCGGCTCGCCGCACCGCATCACGCCCCAGCGGATCGCCGAGGCGGCCCCCGACTTCGCCGACCGGATCGCTCCCCTGCCCCATCCGCGCATTGCGGTCCTGATCGGCGGTCGGTCCAAGGCTTTCGACCTGCCCGCCGCCCATGCCGCCGCTCTGGCCGACCGGATCGCGGACGCCGTGCGGGCGGCGGGCGGATCGCTGATGCTGACCTTCTCGCGCCGCACGCCTGAGCTGGCCAAGGCGGCGATGACCGCACGCCTGTCCGACCTGCCCGGCTGGATCTGGGACGGGACCGGCGACAACCCCCTGTTCGGCTTCCTGCATTACGCTGACCATGTGCTGGTCACAGAGGACAGCGCCAACATGGCCGCCGAAGCCGCCTCGACCGGCAAGCCGGTTCACATCCTGCCGATGGTCCCGCTGAAATCCCCCGGCAAGTTCGCCCGCCTGCACGATGATCTGCGTTCGCGCGGCGCCGCCCGGCCGTTCGACGGCGCGCTGATCCCCTGGACCTACGAACCCCTGGCCGAAACCGACCGCGCCGCCCGCGCGGTTCTGGAGGCGATGCGGACGCGATAG
- a CDS encoding VOC family protein, with protein sequence MTDAAETRPPLVSHVSVGVTDLVRTGVFYDAVFASLGVGRVMEHPMGLAYGRALPEFWASIPHDRQAASAGNGAHVCFAAPDRDAVDRFHAQGLAAGGRDDGAPGFRPDYAPGYYAAFLRDPDGNKIEAMTWVRAAPGQA encoded by the coding sequence GTGACCGACGCCGCCGAAACACGCCCGCCCCTGGTGTCGCATGTTTCGGTGGGCGTCACCGATCTGGTTCGGACCGGCGTCTTCTACGACGCCGTGTTCGCAAGCCTGGGCGTCGGCCGGGTGATGGAACATCCGATGGGGCTGGCCTATGGCCGCGCCTTGCCCGAATTCTGGGCCTCCATCCCTCACGACCGTCAGGCCGCCTCGGCCGGCAATGGCGCCCATGTCTGTTTCGCCGCGCCGGATCGGGACGCGGTCGATCGCTTTCACGCCCAGGGCCTTGCCGCCGGCGGTCGCGACGATGGCGCGCCCGGTTTCCGCCCCGACTATGCGCCCGGCTATTACGCCGCCTTCCTGCGCGATCCTGACGGCAACAAGATCGAGGCCATGACCTGGGTTCGGGCCGCGCCCGGCCAGGCGTGA
- the greA gene encoding transcription elongation factor GreA, producing MEKVPMTAEGYRALDDQLKQLKSVERPSVIAAISEAREHGDLSENAEYHAAKERQGWIEGQIAEIEDKISRAQVIDVSKLSGNQVKFGATVTVVDEDTEEESRYQIVGEHEADVKQGRISIASPIARAMISKEVGDVVEVNTPGGVKAYEILKVEWK from the coding sequence ATGGAAAAAGTGCCGATGACGGCCGAGGGCTATCGCGCTCTCGACGATCAACTGAAGCAATTGAAGTCGGTCGAAAGGCCCAGCGTGATCGCGGCCATTTCAGAGGCCCGCGAACACGGTGACCTGTCCGAAAACGCCGAATATCATGCCGCCAAGGAGCGGCAGGGCTGGATCGAAGGCCAGATCGCCGAGATCGAGGACAAGATCAGCCGCGCCCAGGTCATCGACGTGTCCAAACTGTCCGGCAACCAGGTGAAGTTCGGCGCCACCGTCACGGTGGTGGACGAGGACACCGAGGAAGAGAGCCGGTACCAGATCGTCGGCGAGCATGAGGCCGACGTGAAACAGGGCCGCATCTCCATCGCCTCGCCGATCGCCCGCGCCATGATCTCCAAGGAGGTCGGCGACGTGGTCGAGGTCAACACCCCCGGCGGGGTGAAGGCCTATGAGATCCTCAAGGTCGAGTGGAAATAA
- a CDS encoding glutathione S-transferase: protein MIKVHHLNDSRSQRVLWLLEELGLDYEVVRYERNPGNRLAPPELLKIHPLGKSPVIEDGEITVAETGAVVEYLLDAYGAGRLRPAAGTENARRFTYWLHYAEGSAMPPLLLKLVFSIMPQRAPGLMKPLVKGVANKALASFVEPQLRTHVAFWEAELERSEWFAGDQFTAADIMMSFPVEAGADRAFDAATKPRLRAFLDRIHARPAYRRALERGGEYSYA, encoded by the coding sequence ATGATCAAAGTCCATCACCTGAACGACAGCCGCTCGCAGCGCGTCCTGTGGCTGCTGGAAGAATTGGGGCTGGACTATGAGGTGGTGCGTTACGAGCGCAATCCCGGCAACCGGCTGGCCCCGCCAGAACTGCTGAAAATCCACCCGCTGGGCAAGTCGCCGGTGATCGAGGACGGAGAGATTACGGTCGCAGAGACCGGCGCCGTCGTCGAATATCTGCTGGATGCCTATGGCGCCGGCCGGCTGCGCCCGGCGGCGGGCACAGAGAATGCGCGCCGATTCACCTATTGGCTTCACTACGCGGAAGGGTCGGCCATGCCGCCGCTGCTGCTCAAGCTGGTCTTCAGCATAATGCCTCAGCGCGCGCCCGGGCTGATGAAGCCCCTGGTCAAGGGCGTTGCGAACAAGGCCCTGGCCAGCTTCGTCGAACCGCAACTGCGCACCCATGTCGCCTTCTGGGAGGCCGAACTGGAACGGTCAGAATGGTTTGCGGGCGATCAGTTCACCGCCGCCGACATCATGATGAGCTTTCCGGTCGAGGCCGGGGCCGACCGAGCCTTCGACGCCGCGACCAAGCCGCGCCTCAGGGCGTTTCTGGACCGAATTCATGCCCGCCCCGCCTACCGTCGCGCCTTGGAGCGGGGCGGCGAATATAGTTATGCGTGA
- a CDS encoding cysteine protease, whose translation MSRLHKLVPMIGGLLLSKAGRRLAGRHAGKLALATLAYEVWRSRRNGARPQAASQTQAQDRPRARNRWSGRAPR comes from the coding sequence ATGTCCCGTCTGCACAAACTGGTTCCCATGATCGGCGGCCTCTTGCTGTCCAAGGCCGGACGCCGCCTGGCGGGCCGTCACGCCGGAAAGCTGGCCCTGGCGACCTTGGCCTATGAGGTGTGGCGCAGCCGCCGTAACGGCGCCCGCCCCCAGGCCGCCTCTCAGACACAGGCGCAGGATCGCCCACGCGCCCGCAATCGCTGGAGCGGCCGCGCGCCGCGATAG
- a CDS encoding cation:dicarboxylase symporter family transporter: MRSSRLAAFFTSLSFFVIAALVAGVVVGAMAQGADAPWLTGGLGVVESLGQVWLNALRMTVIPLVFSLLVTGIVSIADAAATGRIAVRSLGVFGVLLVGATVYAILAGLGLLAIWPIDPEAGQSLLSGVSADALATVGDAARTDGLRAFLASLAPANVVKAAADDGVLAVVVFAVAFGFAATRIKTELRRPLAGFFEAVAETMVVIVHWVLLAAPFGVFALALGVGLRAGLGVAGTLAHYVAIVCLSQIGLILITYVVAIVWGRIPLARFARAAAPAQVVAVSTQSSLASLPVMIERARDWLGVPQTSAGLVLPLAVAVFRITSPVANLAVCLYVAQLNGVHLGLGVLIAGGLTAIAVSIASVGLPGQVSFFAAIGPICLAMGLPLGVLPLLLAVEVIPDIFRTVGNVTADLAATRIVAGRDDAAATPDIE; the protein is encoded by the coding sequence ATGCGCTCTTCCCGTCTCGCCGCCTTCTTCACCTCTCTCAGCTTCTTCGTCATCGCCGCCCTGGTCGCGGGCGTGGTGGTCGGGGCCATGGCCCAGGGCGCCGACGCGCCGTGGTTGACGGGCGGTTTGGGCGTGGTCGAAAGTCTGGGCCAGGTCTGGCTGAACGCGCTGCGCATGACCGTCATTCCGCTGGTGTTCAGCCTGCTGGTCACGGGCATCGTCTCCATCGCCGACGCCGCCGCGACGGGGCGGATCGCGGTGCGGTCGCTGGGGGTGTTCGGCGTGCTGCTGGTCGGGGCTACGGTCTATGCCATCCTGGCGGGGCTGGGGCTTCTGGCGATCTGGCCCATTGACCCGGAGGCGGGCCAGAGCCTGTTGTCGGGCGTCAGCGCGGACGCCTTGGCGACCGTGGGCGACGCGGCGCGGACGGATGGCCTGCGCGCCTTCCTGGCCAGTCTGGCGCCGGCGAATGTGGTCAAGGCGGCCGCCGACGACGGGGTGCTGGCCGTGGTCGTCTTCGCCGTGGCGTTCGGTTTCGCCGCCACTCGGATCAAGACCGAGCTTCGTCGACCGCTGGCCGGCTTCTTCGAGGCGGTGGCCGAGACGATGGTGGTGATCGTTCACTGGGTGCTGCTGGCCGCGCCGTTCGGGGTGTTCGCCCTGGCGCTGGGCGTGGGTCTGCGCGCCGGTCTGGGGGTGGCGGGGACGCTGGCCCACTATGTGGCCATTGTCTGCCTGAGCCAGATCGGTCTGATCCTGATCACCTATGTCGTCGCCATCGTCTGGGGGCGGATCCCGCTGGCCCGGTTTGCGCGCGCGGCGGCCCCGGCCCAGGTCGTCGCCGTCTCGACCCAGTCGTCGCTGGCCAGCCTGCCGGTGATGATCGAACGGGCGCGCGACTGGCTAGGCGTGCCCCAGACCTCCGCGGGCCTGGTTCTGCCGCTGGCGGTGGCGGTGTTCCGCATCACCAGCCCCGTCGCCAACCTGGCGGTCTGCCTCTATGTGGCGCAGCTGAACGGGGTGCATCTGGGCCTCGGCGTGCTGATCGCCGGCGGGCTGACGGCCATCGCCGTGTCCATCGCCTCGGTCGGCCTGCCGGGCCAGGTCAGCTTCTTCGCCGCCATCGGGCCGATCTGCCTGGCCATGGGCCTGCCGCTCGGTGTGCTGCCGCTGCTGTTGGCGGTCGAGGTCATCCCCGACATCTTCCGCACCGTCGGCAATGTCACCGCCGACCTCGCCGCAACCCGGATCGTGGCGGGGCGGGATGACGCCGCTGCCACACCTGACATCGAATAG
- a CDS encoding GDSL-type esterase/lipase family protein: MPKLPVAAAFGLTALALIQTPAMASSEPLPVHVGGRVIRAADGLSFGWPCVYFESRFNGTGVRVRFDAPEQNLRLLVDGRERTLFRNAGRVDLTLEDLGAGDHVVRLEKQSESQTGGGRFTGFFPTGDGRPLPAPARSRQIEFIGDSYSVGYGDVSSARTCTPQEIHDTTDTQRAFGPLVARRFDADYRINAYSGYGVVRNYGGKDPGASLPTLYARLKPDDPRAAVGADPDWRPAIIVVNLGVNDFSTPLHAGEAWADEAALRDAYRRRYVDFLQELHRAQPQARFILMGWVNTVGADIAQVAATVNARTPNLATALPSDGLDLQACDWHPSQADHVKLASLVERAITTMDGDWRPTP; this comes from the coding sequence GTGCCCAAGCTTCCTGTCGCCGCCGCGTTCGGCCTGACCGCCCTGGCCCTGATCCAGACGCCGGCGATGGCGTCGAGCGAACCCCTGCCGGTCCATGTCGGCGGGCGGGTGATCCGCGCGGCGGACGGGTTGAGCTTCGGCTGGCCGTGCGTCTATTTCGAGAGTCGCTTCAACGGGACGGGGGTGCGGGTCCGTTTCGACGCGCCAGAGCAGAACCTGCGGCTGCTGGTCGACGGGCGCGAGCGCACCCTGTTCCGAAACGCCGGACGCGTCGATCTGACGCTGGAGGACCTGGGGGCCGGGGATCACGTCGTGCGGCTGGAGAAACAGAGCGAGAGCCAGACCGGCGGCGGGCGGTTCACGGGCTTCTTCCCGACAGGCGACGGCCGCCCCCTGCCGGCGCCGGCGCGCAGCCGCCAGATCGAGTTCATCGGCGATTCCTATTCGGTGGGCTATGGCGACGTGTCGTCGGCCCGCACCTGCACGCCGCAGGAAATTCATGACACGACCGACACCCAGCGCGCCTTCGGTCCGCTGGTGGCGCGCCGGTTCGACGCCGATTACCGGATCAACGCCTATTCCGGCTATGGCGTCGTTCGCAATTATGGCGGCAAGGACCCGGGGGCCAGCCTGCCGACCCTCTATGCGCGCCTGAAGCCGGACGATCCGCGAGCGGCGGTCGGTGCGGACCCGGACTGGAGGCCTGCGATCATCGTCGTCAACCTGGGCGTCAACGACTTCTCGACCCCGCTGCACGCGGGCGAAGCCTGGGCGGACGAGGCGGCCCTGCGCGACGCCTATCGCCGGCGCTATGTGGATTTCCTTCAAGAGCTGCACCGGGCTCAGCCCCAGGCGCGGTTCATCCTGATGGGATGGGTGAACACCGTGGGGGCGGACATCGCCCAGGTGGCGGCGACGGTGAATGCGCGGACGCCGAACCTGGCCACCGCCCTCCCGTCCGACGGGCTGGACCTGCAGGCCTGCGATTGGCACCCGTCCCAGGCCGATCACGTCAAGCTGGCGAGCCTGGTCGAGCGGGCGATCACGACGATGGACGGCGACTGGCGGCCCACGCCCTGA